Proteins co-encoded in one Hymenobacter swuensis DY53 genomic window:
- a CDS encoding helix-turn-helix domain-containing protein: MLSHGQVVRLIFGLKLRELRQERGFTPAELARACDVSVSYLNEIEKGKKYPKADKILSLSKVLGVTYDQLTSLTLSRRLEPISELLQSDLLKEFPLDMFGLDPLRIVELIADAPAKMNAFISTLFEIARNYEMRQEHFFLAALRSFQEMHDNYFEELEQDVRTFAVEHKLPAAAPLDRAQLERVLMEKYGYTIDRAGLDEYVHLGRLRSVFQPKSRRLLLRQGLSGAQEGFVLGREVAFNYVGLKERPYVNASFPVRSFEEVLNNFKASYFAGALLMEEETLVRDLTRFFNAKKWEPALLLELLAKYDVSPEMFMQRITNLLPRHFGIQSLFFLRFDQANSSAAFKLTKELHLSRLHNPHGNELHEHYCRRWISLRLIAELRQQPATPDAPNYTLGAQRSHYPNGDEYLCLTLARAGSATEPAVSVTVGLLCDDNLRQKIRFLDDAAIVQKQVNETCERCTIPDCEVRAAAPVEVERRQRQQELEAAVAALVNER, translated from the coding sequence ATGCTGAGTCACGGCCAAGTTGTCCGGTTAATTTTCGGCCTGAAACTGCGCGAGTTGCGCCAGGAGCGCGGCTTCACGCCCGCCGAGCTGGCCCGCGCCTGCGACGTATCGGTGTCGTACCTCAATGAGATTGAGAAGGGCAAGAAGTACCCCAAGGCCGATAAGATTCTGAGCCTGAGCAAGGTGCTGGGCGTGACCTACGACCAGCTCACGTCGCTGACCTTGAGCCGCCGCCTGGAGCCCATTTCCGAGCTGCTGCAGTCGGATTTGCTGAAGGAGTTTCCGCTGGATATGTTCGGGCTGGACCCGTTGCGCATCGTGGAGCTGATTGCCGACGCCCCGGCCAAGATGAACGCCTTCATCAGCACGCTCTTCGAAATTGCCCGCAACTACGAGATGCGCCAGGAACACTTTTTTCTGGCCGCGCTGCGCTCCTTCCAGGAGATGCACGACAACTACTTCGAGGAGCTGGAGCAGGACGTACGCACGTTTGCGGTGGAGCACAAGCTGCCGGCCGCCGCGCCCTTGGACCGTGCCCAGCTGGAGCGCGTGCTGATGGAGAAATACGGCTACACCATCGACCGCGCCGGGCTGGATGAGTATGTGCACCTGGGGCGGCTGCGGTCGGTGTTTCAGCCCAAGTCGCGGCGGCTGCTGTTGCGGCAGGGGCTGAGCGGGGCGCAGGAAGGCTTCGTGCTGGGCCGGGAAGTGGCCTTCAACTACGTAGGCCTTAAAGAGCGGCCTTATGTAAATGCCTCCTTCCCAGTGCGTTCCTTCGAGGAGGTGCTCAATAATTTCAAGGCCAGCTACTTCGCCGGAGCCTTGCTGATGGAGGAAGAAACGCTGGTGCGCGACCTGACACGCTTTTTCAACGCCAAGAAGTGGGAGCCGGCCCTGCTACTGGAGTTGCTGGCCAAGTACGATGTGTCGCCAGAGATGTTCATGCAGCGCATCACCAACCTGCTGCCGCGCCATTTCGGCATCCAGAGCCTGTTTTTCCTGCGCTTTGACCAAGCCAACTCCTCGGCCGCCTTTAAGCTCACCAAGGAGCTGCACCTCTCGCGCCTGCACAACCCGCACGGCAATGAGCTGCACGAGCATTATTGCCGCCGCTGGATTTCACTGCGCCTGATAGCCGAACTGCGCCAGCAGCCCGCCACCCCCGACGCGCCCAACTATACGCTGGGTGCCCAACGCTCCCACTACCCCAACGGCGACGAGTACCTGTGCCTGACGCTGGCCCGCGCTGGCTCGGCCACCGAGCCTGCCGTAAGCGTGACTGTGGGCCTGCTCTGCGACGACAACCTGCGCCAGAAAATCCGCTTTCTCGACGACGCGGCCATCGTGCAGAAGCAAGTAAACGAGACCTGCGAGCGGTGTACCATCCCCGACTGCGAAGTTCGTGCCGCCGCCCCGGTAGAAGTGGAGCGCCGCCAGCGCCAGCAGGAACTGGAAGCTGCCGTAGCGGCGCTGGTGAACGAGCGGTAG
- the aceB gene encoding malate synthase A: MSPFAEPQTLVPPLTFLTPERVKVLGAYSPEYAEILTPSALAFVAELHRRFDHTRQALLKRREERQQEFAAGKLPDFLPETRLIREKPWTVAPLPADLLDRRVEITGPVERKMILNALNSGAKVFMADLEDSNSPTWANVVEGQRNLRDAVRRTISLSTPTKEYHLNEQTAVLMVRPRGWHLLEKHMLVDGEPVSASLFDFGLYYFHNAHELCARGTAPYFYLPKIESHLEARLWNDVFGFAQWSLKQPKCTIKATVLIETLPAAFELHEILWELREHSAGLNCGRWDYIFSYIKRLGLNPEFRLPNRAEVTMTVPFMAAYSQLVIQTCHRRGVHAMGGMAAQIPIKNDPEANETALEKVRQDKIREARNGHDGTWVAHPGLVPVALDVFNELMPQPNQIDNKRDDVHVTAQDLVQAPEGHITEAGLRLNIDVAVQYLESWLRGNGCVPIYNLMEDAATAEISRAQVWQWLHTPGTTLDDGRPVTLELYRQLLPDQLERIKAALGPEQYTAGRYLEAARLFDRLVTSEKFIEFLTVPAYEQLA, translated from the coding sequence ATGTCGCCCTTCGCCGAACCGCAGACGCTAGTACCGCCGCTCACCTTCCTCACTCCCGAGCGGGTGAAGGTGCTGGGCGCCTACTCGCCCGAATACGCCGAAATTCTGACGCCCTCAGCCCTAGCCTTCGTGGCCGAACTGCACCGCCGCTTCGATCACACCCGGCAAGCGCTGCTGAAGCGGCGTGAAGAGCGGCAGCAGGAGTTTGCGGCCGGCAAGCTGCCCGACTTTCTGCCCGAAACCCGCCTCATCCGGGAAAAGCCTTGGACGGTGGCTCCCCTACCGGCTGACCTGCTGGACCGCCGGGTGGAAATTACCGGGCCGGTGGAGCGCAAAATGATCCTCAACGCCCTGAACTCGGGGGCCAAGGTGTTTATGGCCGACCTAGAGGACTCCAACTCGCCCACCTGGGCCAACGTGGTGGAGGGCCAGCGCAACCTGCGCGACGCCGTGCGCCGCACCATCTCGCTGAGTACACCCACCAAAGAGTACCACCTGAACGAGCAGACCGCCGTGCTGATGGTGCGCCCCCGGGGCTGGCATTTGCTGGAAAAGCACATGCTGGTAGACGGGGAGCCAGTCAGCGCCTCATTATTCGACTTCGGGCTTTACTACTTCCACAACGCCCACGAGCTGTGCGCCCGGGGCACGGCCCCCTACTTCTACCTGCCCAAGATTGAAAGCCACCTCGAAGCCCGCCTCTGGAACGACGTGTTTGGGTTTGCGCAATGGTCGTTGAAGCAGCCCAAGTGCACCATCAAGGCTACCGTGCTGATTGAAACGCTGCCGGCCGCCTTCGAGCTGCACGAGATTCTGTGGGAGCTGCGGGAGCACTCGGCGGGCCTGAACTGCGGACGGTGGGATTACATCTTCAGCTACATTAAGCGGCTGGGGCTGAACCCCGAGTTCCGGCTGCCCAACCGCGCCGAAGTCACCATGACAGTACCCTTCATGGCGGCTTACTCGCAGCTGGTTATCCAGACCTGCCACCGCCGGGGCGTGCACGCCATGGGCGGGATGGCCGCCCAGATTCCCATCAAAAACGACCCCGAAGCCAATGAAACCGCTTTGGAGAAAGTGCGCCAGGACAAAATCCGGGAGGCCCGTAACGGCCACGATGGTACCTGGGTGGCCCACCCCGGCCTGGTGCCGGTGGCCTTGGACGTATTCAACGAGTTGATGCCCCAGCCCAACCAGATTGACAACAAGCGCGACGACGTGCACGTGACGGCCCAGGATTTGGTACAGGCACCGGAAGGCCATATAACCGAAGCCGGCCTGCGCCTCAATATTGATGTAGCCGTGCAGTACCTGGAATCGTGGCTGCGGGGCAACGGCTGCGTGCCGATTTACAACCTGATGGAGGACGCCGCCACCGCCGAAATCAGCCGGGCCCAGGTGTGGCAGTGGCTACACACGCCCGGCACCACCCTCGACGACGGCCGTCCCGTTACGCTGGAGCTGTACCGCCAGCTGCTGCCCGACCAGTTGGAGCGCATAAAGGCAGCGCTGGGTCCCGAGCAGTACACGGCCGGCCGCTACCTGGAAGCCGCCCGCCTCTTCGACCGCCTCGTAACCAGTGAGAAATTCATCGAATTCCTCACCGTGCCGGCCTACGAGCAGCTGGCCTAG
- the aceA gene encoding isocitrate lyase, with amino-acid sequence MNNQDRIAALQQDWATNPRWRGIERPYSAEDVLKLRGSVQIEYSLARQGAERLWQQLHSEEYVAGLGALTGNQAVQEVQAGLKAIYLSGWQVAADANGAGQMYPDQSLYPADSVPNVVRRINNALLRADQIQSVSGEGAVHWLVPIVADAEAGFGGNLNAFELMKMMIEAGAAGVHFEDQLSSAKKCGHLGGKVLVPTQEAINKLVAARLAADVQGVPTLVVARTDADAADLITSDVDPRDQPFILQEAERTSEGFYRVRCGVEAGIARGLAYAPYADLIWMETSHPDLEQARQFAEGIHAQFPGKLLAYNCSPSFNWAAKLSQQEMSTFREELAAMGYKFQFITLAGFHALNTSMFELAVAYRDRGMAGYSELQQREFALQPHGFKAVKHQAFVGTGYFDAVQNVVTSGLSSTGALVGSTEEAQFNH; translated from the coding sequence ATGAACAACCAAGACCGCATTGCCGCCTTACAACAGGATTGGGCCACAAATCCGCGCTGGCGGGGTATTGAGCGGCCGTATTCGGCCGAGGACGTGCTGAAGCTGCGCGGCTCGGTACAGATTGAGTACTCGCTGGCCCGCCAGGGTGCCGAGCGGTTGTGGCAGCAGTTGCACTCCGAGGAGTACGTGGCCGGGTTGGGCGCCCTTACTGGCAACCAGGCCGTGCAGGAAGTGCAGGCCGGCCTCAAGGCCATTTACCTCAGTGGCTGGCAGGTGGCCGCTGATGCCAACGGCGCCGGCCAGATGTACCCCGACCAGAGCCTCTACCCCGCCGACTCGGTGCCAAACGTGGTGCGCCGCATCAACAACGCCCTGCTCCGTGCCGACCAGATTCAGAGCGTATCAGGTGAGGGCGCGGTGCATTGGCTGGTGCCTATTGTGGCCGATGCGGAGGCCGGGTTCGGGGGCAACCTCAACGCGTTTGAGCTGATGAAGATGATGATTGAGGCCGGGGCCGCCGGCGTGCATTTCGAGGACCAGCTGTCATCGGCCAAGAAGTGTGGTCATTTGGGCGGCAAGGTGCTGGTGCCCACGCAGGAGGCCATCAACAAGCTGGTGGCCGCCCGCCTGGCCGCCGATGTGCAGGGCGTGCCCACCCTGGTAGTAGCCCGCACCGACGCCGACGCCGCCGACCTCATCACCTCCGACGTGGACCCGCGCGACCAGCCGTTCATTCTGCAGGAAGCTGAGCGCACGTCCGAAGGCTTCTACCGGGTACGCTGCGGCGTGGAGGCCGGCATTGCCCGCGGCCTGGCCTACGCCCCCTACGCCGACCTCATCTGGATGGAAACCTCCCACCCCGATCTGGAGCAGGCTCGCCAGTTTGCCGAGGGCATTCACGCGCAGTTCCCCGGCAAGCTGCTGGCCTACAACTGCTCGCCCTCGTTCAACTGGGCGGCCAAGCTGAGCCAGCAGGAGATGAGCACCTTCCGGGAGGAGCTGGCCGCCATGGGCTACAAGTTCCAGTTCATCACCCTAGCCGGCTTCCACGCCCTCAACACCAGCATGTTCGAGCTGGCCGTGGCCTACCGCGACCGGGGCATGGCCGGCTACTCGGAGCTGCAGCAGCGCGAGTTTGCCCTCCAGCCTCACGGTTTCAAGGCCGTGAAGCACCAGGCTTTTGTGGGCACAGGCTATTTCGATGCCGTGCAGAATGTGGTAACCAGCGGCCTCAGCAGCACCGGCGCCCTGGTCGGCAGCACCGAGGAAGCCCAGTTCAACCACTAA
- a CDS encoding 2-phosphosulfolactate phosphatase produces MSSSQLPTLDICFSPELLPLYDLRGKVAVVVDVLRATSSIVTALAQGVTHLVPFSELADCRAQAAAGYLTAAERDGRQAEGVDLGNSPFGYLDGVVPVRGRAVAITTTNGTRALHLSAAADEIVVGAFLNLGAVAEHLRRLQKDVVVVCAGWKGLFCLEDTLFGGALAARLQTDFDTTSSDATLAALDLWRAAAPDLASYLLQSAHVRRLNHLEAHKDMEFCIRQDEYDLVPVFQNGRITAAVG; encoded by the coding sequence ATGTCATCTTCCCAACTCCCCACTCTTGATATCTGTTTTTCGCCCGAACTGCTGCCGCTGTATGACCTGCGCGGCAAAGTAGCCGTGGTGGTGGACGTACTGCGGGCCACCAGTAGCATCGTCACGGCCCTGGCGCAGGGCGTCACGCACCTAGTACCGTTCAGTGAGCTGGCCGACTGCCGGGCGCAGGCAGCGGCTGGCTACCTCACCGCCGCCGAGCGGGACGGCCGCCAAGCGGAGGGTGTGGACCTGGGCAACTCGCCCTTTGGTTACTTGGATGGCGTGGTGCCGGTGCGGGGCCGAGCGGTGGCCATTACCACCACCAACGGCACCCGCGCGCTACACCTTTCCGCCGCCGCCGATGAGATAGTGGTGGGTGCGTTCCTGAATCTGGGAGCCGTGGCGGAGCACCTGCGCCGCCTGCAGAAGGACGTGGTGGTAGTGTGCGCCGGCTGGAAAGGCCTGTTTTGCCTCGAAGATACCCTGTTCGGCGGGGCGCTGGCCGCCCGCCTCCAAACCGATTTCGACACCACCAGCTCCGACGCTACCCTGGCCGCCCTCGACCTGTGGCGCGCCGCCGCCCCGGATCTGGCCAGCTACCTGTTGCAGTCGGCCCACGTACGCCGCCTCAACCACCTCGAGGCCCACAAAGACATGGAATTCTGCATTCGCCAGGACGAATACGACCTGGTGCCCGTGTTCCAAAACGGCCGCATTACGGCCGCAGTTGGATAA
- the gcvT gene encoding glycine cleavage system aminomethyltransferase GcvT — MSDTLKTVPLNDVHQQLGAKMVPFAGYNMPVRYSSDLDEHHTVRRAVGIFDVSHMGEFRVRGPQALDLIQRVTTNDASKLAPGKAQYSCLPNQQGGIVDDLLVYMLAEEDYLLVVNASNIDKDWAWIQQFNTAGAEMENISEQMSLFAVQGPKATAALQSLTDADLSAIPYYSFVQGTFAGAPNVIISATGYTGAGGFELYVPNAHAKQVWDAVMTAGQPYGLKPIGLGARDTLRLEMGYCLYGNDITDTTSPLEAGLGWITKFTKDFTNSESLKAQKEAGVERKLVGFLMDGPGIPRGHYPLVNEAGESIGEVTSGTQSPSLGKGVGLGYVQTELSKPGSQIFVQVRGKNLPATVTKLPFVPGTEEV, encoded by the coding sequence ATGTCCGACACGCTCAAAACCGTTCCACTCAATGATGTGCACCAGCAGCTGGGTGCCAAAATGGTGCCCTTCGCGGGCTACAACATGCCCGTGCGCTATTCCTCCGACTTGGATGAGCACCACACCGTGCGCCGGGCCGTGGGTATATTCGACGTGTCGCACATGGGCGAGTTCCGGGTGCGAGGCCCCCAGGCCCTCGACTTGATTCAGCGCGTGACCACCAACGACGCCAGCAAGCTCGCGCCCGGCAAGGCCCAGTACAGCTGCCTGCCCAACCAACAGGGCGGCATCGTGGATGACTTACTGGTGTACATGCTGGCCGAGGAAGACTATCTATTGGTCGTAAACGCCTCCAACATCGACAAGGACTGGGCCTGGATTCAGCAGTTCAATACCGCCGGGGCCGAGATGGAAAACATTTCGGAGCAGATGAGCCTGTTCGCGGTGCAGGGGCCCAAGGCCACGGCCGCTCTGCAGAGCCTCACCGACGCCGACCTCTCGGCCATCCCGTACTACTCCTTCGTGCAAGGCACCTTTGCCGGCGCACCCAACGTGATTATTTCGGCCACTGGCTACACTGGCGCGGGCGGCTTCGAGCTGTACGTGCCCAACGCGCATGCCAAGCAGGTATGGGACGCCGTGATGACGGCCGGCCAGCCCTACGGCCTCAAGCCCATCGGCCTGGGGGCCCGCGACACGCTGCGCCTGGAAATGGGCTACTGCCTCTACGGCAACGACATCACCGACACCACCTCGCCCCTGGAAGCCGGTCTGGGCTGGATTACCAAGTTCACCAAGGACTTCACTAACTCCGAGAGCCTGAAGGCCCAGAAGGAAGCCGGCGTGGAGCGCAAGCTGGTGGGCTTTCTGATGGACGGCCCCGGCATCCCGCGCGGCCACTACCCGCTGGTGAACGAGGCCGGCGAGTCGATTGGCGAAGTAACCAGCGGTACTCAGTCGCCGAGCCTGGGTAAGGGCGTGGGGCTGGGCTACGTGCAAACCGAGCTGAGCAAGCCCGGTAGCCAGATTTTCGTGCAGGTGCGCGGCAAGAATCTGCCCGCCACCGTCACCAAGCTCCCCTTCGTGCCCGGCACCGAGGAGGTCTAA
- a CDS encoding CZB domain-containing protein — protein MSDDLKQEFDAARIKHMLFKSKLRSALFGSQTAEGPIRDPQQCAFGHWLTQRVLPDFGHLSESRELDRLHTQIHREASRLLDMHHAGQQDAAIAELTEINRLADQITRLLRTMEDSVRSGR, from the coding sequence ATGTCCGACGACCTCAAGCAGGAATTTGATGCTGCCCGCATCAAGCACATGCTGTTCAAATCCAAGCTCCGCTCCGCCCTGTTCGGCAGCCAGACCGCCGAAGGTCCCATCCGCGACCCGCAGCAGTGCGCCTTTGGCCATTGGCTAACCCAGCGCGTGCTCCCCGATTTTGGCCACCTGTCCGAAAGCCGGGAGCTGGACCGCCTCCACACCCAGATTCACCGCGAAGCCAGCCGCCTGCTCGATATGCACCACGCCGGCCAGCAGGACGCGGCCATCGCCGAACTGACAGAAATCAACCGGCTGGCTGACCAAATTACCAGGCTGTTGCGTACGATGGAAGATTCTGTCCGCAGCGGCCGTTAA
- a CDS encoding sensor histidine kinase: MKLKLSTKLFAGFLVISALFAAVVVINYQLSRAVLRNSQRVERSQRITGEATTLLRNIIDMETGFRGYLLIGNETVLSPYYEGERNLLGRFAELRNELTLGTPQYERLVRAQYLFQQWAAYSHLLIGEKREALRRNPNQTGLDGLEHRNLTTDLTGKILMDQIRVLFGVFDKEETEIRVKQRVKLQDSIRETRILSVSITLVTIFLGLLYASYLVRQFSRRISGMVVQAQRIAGGDYSTQMQDTADDELTELTASLNTMTDTINTNIRQLERRNQELDQFAYVVSHDLKAPLRGIETASRWIEEDLGQGLPEHIKEFLVLMRTRVRRMENLITGILDLARIGRTPQADEAVFVRQLLREIVDSLELPAGFEVELPFYLPTIQTNRVQLQQVFTNLISNAVKYHHRLENALVRIGCVEGPKFYTFSVADNGPGIAAEYHERIFIIFQTLTERDTLESTGVGLAIVKKIVERQGGSIHVESIEGQGATFIFTWPKEPPRRRVEPTISTTNSTLAR; this comes from the coding sequence ATGAAGCTGAAACTCTCTACCAAACTATTCGCGGGCTTTCTGGTCATTTCGGCGCTGTTTGCGGCAGTAGTGGTCATCAACTACCAACTCTCGCGGGCGGTATTGCGCAACTCCCAGCGCGTGGAACGCTCCCAGCGGATTACCGGCGAGGCCACTACGCTGCTGCGCAATATTATTGATATGGAAACCGGTTTCCGGGGCTATCTGCTCATCGGCAACGAAACCGTCCTGTCGCCTTACTACGAAGGGGAACGGAACCTATTGGGCCGCTTTGCCGAGCTGCGTAATGAACTCACGCTTGGCACCCCACAGTATGAGCGCCTGGTTCGGGCCCAATACCTGTTTCAGCAGTGGGCCGCGTATTCGCACCTGCTCATTGGCGAAAAGCGAGAAGCACTGCGGCGCAACCCCAACCAAACCGGCCTCGATGGCCTGGAGCACCGCAACCTTACCACCGACCTCACCGGCAAAATCCTGATGGATCAGATTCGGGTGCTGTTCGGGGTGTTCGATAAGGAAGAAACCGAAATCCGGGTGAAGCAGCGCGTGAAACTGCAGGACAGCATCCGCGAAACCCGGATTCTGTCGGTGAGCATTACGCTGGTGACTATTTTTCTGGGGCTGCTGTATGCTTCGTACCTAGTGCGGCAGTTTTCGCGGCGCATCAGCGGTATGGTGGTGCAGGCGCAGCGCATTGCTGGCGGCGACTACTCGACCCAGATGCAGGATACGGCCGATGATGAGCTGACGGAGCTGACGGCTTCGCTCAACACCATGACCGATACCATCAACACCAACATCCGGCAGCTGGAGCGGCGCAATCAGGAGCTGGATCAGTTTGCCTACGTGGTGTCGCACGATTTAAAAGCGCCGCTGCGGGGCATCGAAACGGCTTCGCGCTGGATTGAGGAAGACCTGGGCCAGGGCCTGCCGGAGCACATCAAGGAGTTTTTGGTGCTGATGCGAACCCGTGTGCGGCGCATGGAAAACCTCATCACCGGCATTCTGGACCTAGCCCGCATCGGCCGCACACCGCAGGCCGACGAGGCTGTATTCGTGCGCCAACTGCTGCGTGAAATCGTCGATTCGCTGGAGTTGCCGGCCGGCTTTGAGGTGGAGCTGCCGTTTTATCTTCCCACCATTCAGACCAACCGCGTGCAGTTGCAGCAGGTGTTCACCAACCTCATCAGCAACGCCGTTAAGTACCACCATCGGCTCGAAAACGCGCTGGTCCGCATCGGCTGCGTGGAAGGGCCTAAGTTTTATACCTTTTCCGTAGCCGACAACGGCCCCGGCATTGCGGCGGAATACCACGAGCGGATTTTCATCATTTTTCAGACGCTTACGGAGCGGGATACGCTGGAAAGCACCGGTGTAGGCCTAGCTATCGTGAAGAAGATTGTGGAGCGCCAGGGCGGCTCCATCCACGTTGAATCAATTGAAGGACAGGGGGCCACCTTCATTTTTACCTGGCCGAAGGAGCCACCCCGCCGTCGGGTAGAGCCAACCATTTCCACAACAAATTCCACCCTTGCGCGGTAA
- a CDS encoding response regulator, whose translation MNLEAEQPSILLVEDDQMDIMNVQRELRKHNVNVPLHIARNGREALNMLRGEGGQDQIPKPSVVMLDLNMPRMNGLELLEILRSDHDFVGLNVFITTTSDLETDRLKAQDLAVSGYIIKPLSFDSFGEGGTTVDGFSLFLDLLRLKD comes from the coding sequence ATGAACCTTGAAGCGGAACAACCGAGCATCCTGCTGGTAGAAGATGACCAGATGGATATCATGAATGTCCAGCGTGAGTTGCGCAAGCACAACGTAAACGTACCCCTGCACATTGCTCGCAACGGTCGCGAAGCCCTGAATATGTTGCGCGGCGAAGGCGGCCAGGACCAGATTCCGAAGCCCAGCGTGGTAATGCTCGATCTGAATATGCCCCGTATGAACGGCCTGGAGTTGCTCGAAATTCTGCGCTCCGACCACGATTTTGTGGGCCTGAACGTGTTCATCACTACCACCTCCGACCTGGAAACCGACCGCCTGAAAGCCCAGGACTTAGCCGTGAGTGGATACATCATTAAGCCCCTTAGCTTCGATAGTTTTGGGGAAGGTGGTACCACTGTTGACGGTTTCAGCCTATTTCTGGATCTGTTGCGGCTGAAGGACTAG
- a CDS encoding ribonuclease HII yields the protein MLLISHTGEPLEAGLDEAGRGCLAGPVFAAAVILPANFAPQFLNDSKQMTAKRRELVRTEICREAIAWAVAEASPEEIASINIAQASYLAMHRAVAQLDVTPTHLLVDGNRFKAHATLPHTCIIGGDGLYRSIAAASVLAKTFRDERMSELAVQYPEYGWQQNAGYPTALHRAAIRAFGPTKHHRMGFRLL from the coding sequence ATGCTACTTATTTCCCATACCGGCGAGCCGCTGGAAGCTGGCCTTGACGAAGCCGGCCGGGGCTGCCTGGCCGGCCCGGTATTCGCCGCCGCCGTTATTCTGCCCGCTAATTTTGCGCCTCAATTTCTCAACGACTCCAAGCAGATGACCGCCAAACGGCGAGAATTAGTTCGGACTGAAATCTGCCGGGAGGCCATAGCCTGGGCCGTTGCCGAAGCCTCACCGGAAGAAATTGCCAGCATCAATATTGCGCAGGCTAGCTACTTGGCCATGCACCGGGCAGTAGCCCAACTGGATGTAACGCCCACGCATCTGCTCGTGGATGGTAACCGGTTCAAAGCGCACGCTACGCTGCCACACACCTGCATCATCGGGGGCGACGGCCTCTACCGCAGTATTGCGGCGGCCTCAGTGCTGGCCAAAACGTTTCGTGATGAGCGGATGAGCGAATTAGCCGTGCAGTATCCGGAATACGGCTGGCAGCAGAACGCCGGGTACCCAACGGCCCTGCACCGCGCCGCAATTCGTGCTTTTGGCCCTACCAAACACCACCGTATGGGTTTCCGGTTGTTGTAA
- a CDS encoding NUDIX domain-containing protein, with amino-acid sequence MSTFPGPDFDENHNPWQVQGTDLKYQNLWIRVREDRIINPAGNPGIYGVVSMKNKALGIIPVDADGNTWLVGQYRYTLNEYSWEIPMGGGPVELDILESAQRELREETGLLAGRWTNIMRLHTSNSVTDEEGFVFLAQDLTQGETEPEETEDLRLWKLPLSEAVQLVMDNRITDAISVAGLLKAARLLGS; translated from the coding sequence ATGTCCACTTTTCCCGGCCCTGATTTCGACGAAAACCATAACCCCTGGCAAGTGCAGGGCACCGACTTAAAGTACCAGAATCTCTGGATTCGGGTGCGCGAGGACCGCATCATCAACCCGGCCGGCAACCCGGGTATTTATGGGGTTGTATCCATGAAAAACAAGGCCCTGGGCATTATTCCGGTAGATGCCGACGGCAATACGTGGCTGGTAGGCCAGTACCGCTATACCCTGAATGAGTACAGCTGGGAAATTCCGATGGGCGGCGGCCCCGTGGAGCTGGATATTCTGGAGTCGGCCCAGCGGGAGCTGCGCGAGGAAACCGGGCTGCTGGCTGGCCGTTGGACCAACATCATGCGCCTGCACACTTCCAACTCGGTGACGGATGAGGAAGGCTTCGTCTTTCTGGCCCAGGACCTGACCCAGGGCGAAACCGAGCCGGAAGAAACCGAGGACCTGCGCTTGTGGAAGCTTCCCCTAAGCGAGGCCGTGCAGTTGGTAATGGATAACCGCATTACCGATGCCATCAGCGTGGCCGGACTGCTGAAAGCAGCGCGGCTGCTGGGTAGCTGA
- a CDS encoding lysophospholipid acyltransferase family protein → MSRLFRYIGHRLYTTWATFWFVLPFVLTYPLQLVLSRRPQWHRHLHTLNRTWSRLSIFMWGVPVKTVRASPLPVQQPYVYVANHSSYIDILLLFRTIPGWLNIMGKSSLAKVPAWGPIFGSAYITVDRDSAVSRGRAMVQARRTLEAGRSVVIFPEGRIGKQPGQLLDEFKDGAFQLAIAAGVPVVPITMPLNHRFMPDVPGGLRVRYSPLAIIVHEPIATTGLTAADAPRIKQRAYDVIASALQPEAGGVPEPSIWRQPARQRMPA, encoded by the coding sequence ATGTCGCGCCTGTTTCGTTATATCGGTCATCGGTTGTACACCACCTGGGCTACGTTCTGGTTCGTGCTGCCTTTTGTGCTGACGTACCCGCTGCAACTAGTACTGAGCCGCCGGCCGCAATGGCACCGGCATCTGCATACGCTTAACCGGACCTGGAGCCGGCTGTCTATTTTCATGTGGGGTGTACCGGTTAAAACAGTGCGTGCTTCCCCGCTGCCGGTGCAGCAGCCGTATGTGTACGTAGCCAATCATAGCTCCTACATTGATATTCTGCTGCTATTCCGTACTATTCCGGGCTGGCTCAATATTATGGGTAAAAGCTCCCTGGCCAAAGTGCCCGCTTGGGGGCCTATTTTCGGCAGTGCGTATATCACCGTCGACCGGGACAGTGCCGTGAGTCGGGGCAGGGCCATGGTGCAGGCCCGCCGCACGCTGGAAGCGGGCCGCTCGGTGGTTATTTTTCCCGAAGGCCGCATTGGCAAGCAGCCAGGGCAGTTGCTGGACGAGTTCAAGGACGGCGCGTTTCAGCTGGCTATTGCGGCGGGCGTACCGGTTGTACCCATTACCATGCCGCTGAACCACCGCTTCATGCCCGATGTTCCTGGAGGGCTGCGGGTGCGCTACTCGCCTTTGGCCATCATCGTGCACGAGCCGATTGCCACCACCGGCCTCACAGCCGCCGATGCGCCACGTATCAAGCAACGTGCTTACGACGTTATTGCCAGTGCCCTTCAACCGGAAGCTGGCGGCGTGCCGGAACCCAGCATTTGGCGCCAGCCGGCCCGCCAACGCATGCCGGCCTAG